CCCAATATATCTTCTGCAAAACAATGGATAGTGTCTTTAAGCAGCTTGGGTGAAATGCCCCTCTGTGCAGGAAGACAGTATAAGGTCTATGCATGTTTCACTGGGAATTAAGTAGGGCATGCTGGGTGGCTGAGTGCCTCTGAATTTCACTCAATATTATCATAGGAATGATGCACTGCATACACACAACCCTGCTAGTAACACATTTACTAATTACCTATGTTTTAGGTGCTGCTGTTCAGTTCTAAATTAATGTTGATTATTGATTTACACAGTAGTTTGTCACATTATAATGTCTTCTTGAAGGGGTAAATTGCAAGCATCCTCTCCACTTTCCAATCCAGCTGCAATTCCTAGAGGCTAATAAAACAAATTGCGTGTAACAAAGTAAATGTCCTCTGTGCTGATCTTAATCTCTATCCAACCATGTTGTGGTGCTCTGTCATGCTGGGGAAGTAACTTGGTCTGAAATACAGGAACTGTTTTATTTACAATACATTGGTGACACTGAAATGAAAGTGTGTTGAACTCAAAGTCCTACTGGAAGTGCATTGCGGGGAGGTAGCAGCAACCTCTGGGTAGCATTTGACGATATTGAAGTCACATACCTTTGTCAAGCAGTGGCACAGAGCTGATAAAAAAGGTTTGTTAGAGGAAATGGTTGTTTTGAATGACTGGAGAAAGGACACAGAGTCATTAAACATTTGCATTTACAACGGCTTCGCAGGAGACTGGAATTGCAGAGAGTAACAAGAGCTCTTTTTTCAGAAGAGTCTGGGAATGTTGAATCAAACTGGAGTCTCAATTCACCAAGAAACAGTGGAATATTTCACCACCACCGCTCCATGGTTAAAGTCCTGTGTGGTTTCTAACAGCCTGTTTGTTGAGAAAGGATCTGCTACACAGTCACTGTCGCCACCTGGGAGCTTGGACTGCGTATACAGAGAGTAATAAATAGCCTATGGTAAGTATAACATGTGGCTGAAAACACATATTCTTATTTCTCATTTTGCTTCTGAGTTGTTAACATCAACCAAAATTATCCCACTTGAAATCTCCTGACCATTTCTCTCAGGATTAGTGCAAGGATTAGTCACAGTTGCAGTCCCTTACATCTGGGGAATGCCGGGAGAGTTCTTCAATCACCCCCAAGAGGCTTGCATCACTTCAAGGGGTTGGTGGGGTCAAGGACTTGACCCCCTCTACACCAAACTAAAAAGTTAACTaagccaccagggacaacaggaGGCACCATCTTTAAGGGTGGAGGAGCTTGCACACCACTGAACTCCAGGAGTCTGTGCTTctcctgctgtagtgtagatccATGCCATTCAGGATTGGGCCTACATGGTATGATCTATCACTGAGTAAGATGCTCAGTGGTCCCCATATTTAAAACACAATGATGTtcattaagggtctgatccaaagctcactgaagtcaatgggagtctttccactgacctcaAGGGACTTTGGATAAGGCTTTAAAATCTATATTCTGATTCTTCAATGTGAACATGagtatgtttttttatttttcagtaaaacGAGATATGGCGAATAGCCCTGTCAAAAGTTATGTGCAGCTGTTCCAGATAACCCTGTACATTCCAACATTTGTCCTGGGATTGCTGTTCAATATGATGGCTTTGTGGTTTGTCTTTTGTAAGATCAGGAAACTGACAGAATCAACAATCTACCTGGTGTCACTTATTACTCTGGATACCTTGCTGCTGTTTacccttccttttaaaataatttcctatGGCTCCCAGGACAAGTGGAACTTGGGGTCGACATTCTGCTCATTCCTGGAAAGCCTTTACTTTGTGAACATGTATGGGAGCATTCTCATCTCCCTGTGTATATGTGTGGACCGATATATTGCCATCCGACATCcattcttagccatttccctgaGATCCACCAAGAAAGCTGCTATGGTCTGTTCCATCGTCTGCTTGGGTGTGTGGGCTGGAACTTCCTTTACTTACCAATTCCATGATAGCACAATTACTACATGCTTCCATAACTTCTCTAATAAAATATGGGAAAACCCAGGTGTGCTTGTCACCTTGGAGATTGCCTTTCTTGGCAGCATGACAGCAATGATCTTCTGCACAGCTCAGATCATGATATGCTTGAAAAGGAGCAGAAAGCCAGACGATCCCTTTACTGACACAAGTAAATCAGTGAAGATAGTCATGGCAAACCTAGCCACATTTGTTGTCTGTTTCACCCCTTTCCATGTGGCATTGATCTTGTATTATTTGGTAAAAAGAGAGGTCATCACAAGCAATCTTCTGCAAATCTTACGGTCTTTTGTTCAGATCAGCCTCTGCTGGGCTAACCTCAACTGCTGCCTGGATGCAATTTGCTATTATTTTGTCCTTAAGGAGTTTTTGAAATCCCCACCTCAGGAGAGTCAGAAAACAACCAACAGTAGTTAATCAAAGTGCTGCAAGTCTCACTCATTCTGGCAGCAGGACCAGGGGAAGCTTTTGAAAACTGATCACTTCTAGCTAATTTTGAAGATTGTTTTCATCTGATGCTCACTGAACTCTCTCTTAAGCCATCATCCAAAGGACCAGCAAAAATCAATTGCCAAATAAAAGTAGTTCTAACTAACAGTCAAACAAAACTGTATTTGAAAACCAAATGGTTACCAGAAAGTGTTGCCTATTGAAGAGCTACTTCAATAGGAACTGTGCGGGCTCAGTTAAGGTAGGTGCCTAATTGTAGACACTCAAGGtggaattttttatttgaaaatataaaaacagtGAAGTCTGTACTAAGAACCACctccttaatttttctttttgcatcttgttttgtcttgcggtttgtaaaaaataaaaattgaaactaTTTCCTATAAATGGTGACACAAATCCCAACCATGAGTAGTGTTTCTTGTTTTCTTGAAAAGTGCTTGCGTGGCTTTAGTGTCAGCAAAGGTTCCAGACTGACAGCCCTGTAGCCAGAGGTTCTCTGCCTAGCCACTCGGCAAGCACAGAGTGAGGGCCTGACTCTGCCTGCTTTACTCACTTTGACTTTGTTTGCAAATAATCACATTGACTTAAGCGGAACTCCTCAATGAGTAAAGTACTTCTCAGCATGAATGAGGGTTGCATAATCTGACCCTATATTTGCATCCAGACCTCCATATGACCTTTGTGCATTGAGGTTGTTCTGAACCAGCATGTCTTGGGCATGCCCCTTCACTGTGGAGTAGGACTGTGGGCACCTTTTCCCCACCAAAGGGCAACACTGCTGGGGTATGCTAATAAAAACCTGTATACCCCAGGGCTGAATCAAGCCCATGCTTTTTGTGGATGTGCACATGTGCCCATTTGGAAATGAGATCACCAATTCCATTTCACACGAGCTGATGTTTGGGTAGCAATTTTCACCATCTCCTAAAGGAATTTTCACCATCTCCTAAAGGTCTGCCTTTCAAATCCAGCCTGTGTTTTGTAACAGCTTTCTGTCTCTACAGATCTTGCCTATATTGAAGTGGAGACCTAGAATATATGGTGCAAGGCTGCTAAAAGAGAATTCCAAAACCACCCAGGGGATTTAGACACATGAACACCATTTAAATGAATGGGAGTTGTATATGTAAAGCCCCCAGACAGCTTAGAAAATCCCAGACCCAATCTATATCTCAGTCAGTGCCCTGACTCATCAATTCCCCCTTAGCATCTCCTTTTCATATACATCTGCACTGTTGTTTAACAGTTGGCTATAACctagttttattaataaaatcagaACCAAAAACAAGGGAATGAAATTTGAAAGACAAGTTTAAAGTAGTGCAGGGACCAGCGTCTGAAAGGAACTTCATACCATTCAGAGGTGCAGGGCCAAAATACCCCTGGATCCAATGGTGTCAACTAGCAACATACACAGcccagtggggaaaaaattcttTAGGCTCCTTAGGAAGGTTTAGTATTACCAAAGCCTAAACAAACAAGGCAATACAAAAATCTTccatatgctaaagctagctTATCTATTGATTATTTGTCACACAAGTTAGCAAACTCATTTCATTGTCCTTTACCAAATTATAATCATCTGGAGACAATCCAACTCAGCTGTACAGGGTGAGACATATCCTGATTTcagtaaattcagagtaattGGGCCAGACCCTCCTCTCACTTATTCTAGTGAGTATAATAGAATTCCTGATTTACAGAGGTGTAAGTGAAAATCAGGCCTGCTCAGGATTTACAATAACGTTGCTGAGATCACAATCTGGTGCGACAAGTGCAAGATAGACTTTACTCACATTGCACAGTGGATGTTCCTCCCTCCCCGCGTGGATTACTTTCTGTAGGGTCAAGTACATTAATTCAGTTTCAGTTTTCTCTGTGTGCACTGGATTTCTATTGAGCCCTATTAAACGGATAGCAAAAATATAAAAGCTAAATTACACAGAAAGGAAGGACTGAGGTTCACCAATGCCTTTACTTCCTGTGTTCATAAGAAATAGATTATCTCGCTTTAAGAAGTTCATTGACTAAAGTAATTGATATACATGGTCCTGTTGAGCTAGGATCTTAAAATTTGGTACATTCATGCATTATTGGCTGCTGTGTAAGGAAAGAAACCCAACCTTATCAGCCCGTTCACAGTACATGTATAAGGGGTAACAATAAACAAACAGTTTCTTCCATGAGCTAGTGACCTTTGGTATGGTCTCCAGCCTGGAGAAATGAAATGAATTTGTGGTCATCTGTTCTATTTATCAGATTTCAACAGAAAATTTccataaatacatttatttaaaaggtgACTACAAAATTACATAGATTTCAATCCATGCTGCTGTTTAGATCTCAAAGGTCACTTAAAGGTCACCAGTCTTCTTTTAAACAGTGTTTCAACTGATGTAATGTTCTTCTTAAGAATTTGAATCTGAATATTTAAGTATGTACAATAAAAGTATCCAGTAGCCATGGTGGTAAATGTAAGCAAAACCCAATCTGTACTTCATCtatatttcatgtttttttcatttcctgttgccACTTAGTTCCAACAGAGTCATACACAACTCACTGTAATtttactcataagaacataataatggccatactgggtcagaccaaaggtccatccagcccagtaatcggtctactgacagtggccaatgccaggtgccccagagggagtgaacctaacaggtaacgatcaagtgatctctctcctgccatccatcttcaccctctggacttaacctccatgaatttatctagttctcttttaaaccctgttatagtcctagccttcatgacctctcaggcaaggagttccacaggtggactgtgcgctgtgtgaagaagaacttccttttatttgttttaaacctgtggaATAACTCCACAAGGtcaataagagcagaatttgaccaaaCATGTCCACTATTCCGTCAAATGCAGACCCAtggagagtttaaaaaaacaaagaaaagctaATTCCTCATCTGGATTTTGAGATAAAAACAAAGGAATCAGAAACGTTGATTTTCTTTgaaactttgggcaagtcaatcTCCACATGCAccagtttcccatctctaaaactggcaacaatattttttcattttccccCACCCTTTGTTTAGCTTAGGGTATATATTACAATTTAGATTGTattctctttggagcagggactgttttttactatgtatgtacagcatctagcagaaAGGaatcacaaataataaataatctaaGGAGGAGAGAGATGCAGTTGGGTCTTGGTACCAGACATACAACGTGGACAATAGCATTATTTCATTCATTCTAGAGAGCAAGGACTTGAGGAGGCCATAGAGAAGGCAGCTGCAATAGCCAAGGTGTGAGATAAAGACATGGCTAACAACTTCAGTGAGGCAGGACATATACCAGCAGTGTTGCAGAGCTGGTCACAGGCAGTTTGCAGGCAGAGGAGATGAGGGAAATAGGGACTTTAGAATCAAGGAAGGAGCACAAGTTTTGGACAGCATAGAAGCAGCCAGAGAAGGTGCTGCTTCTCCCCTTTTCCCAAAGGGAAGCACTtctttctcaggcctggtctacacttaaaatgtagatcaacataactacatcactcagtgATGTGAAGAATCCACCCCACTGAGAAAAGTAGCTATGCTGACCCAACCCCCTGCGTAGATGCAGTTAGATTGGTGGCAAAATGCTTCCATCACTTGGGGAAgttcctacagtgacagaaaaaccccttccatcactgtaggttgcatctacactacagaattacgcCAGCATGGCTACAGTGCTATAACTATGCCACGAcagtccctgtagtgtagacatggtctcagACATTTAGATCTGAAGGGGCGATTTAATTCAAATGTACTTCAAGACAATGAAAGAAGATTGCCAGAAGCAGTAAAGGGGTCCACAGGTTTGTATATTTGATAGTCATCGGCACAAAACCAACAATTATTTACCTTGCAGAAACTGTGGTTCTCTGAGAAGTTTGTCCAGGTCCTGGTAGTGGGCATGTGTCTCATGTGTTCAAGGTCAGAATCTTTTGATCATCAGTGTCAATGGGTGCCATGCCCTGCATGTCCTTGTGCTCCACCTCAATCTGAGAGCATATAGGAAAGAGCAGCCCCAACCAGTTCTCTCACTAATTCAGAATcccagcagagagagactctgaagGAATGGGGATGGAGGGCAAGTCATGGGATCAACATGGATaaaacatctcgaagaactaATTACTGCTGCCAGATCTCCATTTGAAAAGGTTTGCTGATATAGCTATAATGTCAAACCTTCCCAATGTAGACACATCTTATACTGGAAAAAGCATTGTTGCAAGTATTGTTTATACTAGTTCAGTGAGCAAAATAAGCAATATCTGCTCTGCAAATTTCTGGTATAGGAATGTTTCTTAGGCAAGCTGCAGTGATTGCCTGAGCAATTCCTGATGAAGGGGTAGACTAGCTAACTAATGCAATGCTGTAATGCATTGGGTAATCCGGGAAAATAATATCAGAGGAGAGACTAGTTGACCCTGCTCTGTTTTTCCCAATGCCACAAATAAACAGGAGAATTATCAAGTGGCTTTGTTTTATCCAGGTAATATAGCAGGGCACTGGGAAAATTTATGGTATGCAGTTTGCCTTCCCTAGGTTCAAGTGGGGTTTGGAGAGGAAAACTGATAAATTGATGGTTTGGGTTTAAATGACAATCTGGCGCCACCTTAATGAGGAATTTACGATGCGGTCTCAGCACTACTTTATCCCTGTGGACAGACTACTTCATAAGGAGGACCTGCCATTAATGCTTGGATCTCTGTCTGAACTAGCCCTAGAAACGAAATGGTTTACTGCTGGTAATAGGTGTATAGATACTCAGGGACCTCAGTGTGGTCCTTTAGGGTGTGTAATGACTAATCCATATGGGAACTGACAAGATCTGGTCCTTCAAAGTGAAGTTCTTCAATCGTAATTTGGATTTCTCTAGGAATCCCTGAGGACAAGCGCCTCCTAAACTGAATCCCTGGTAACCATAGGGGGGctgtaggtgtttttttttttttatcaagggAATCACTAGGGGAAAGTTGTTGGATGTCCAGAAAAGGGAAACAGCTCGATTCTGAGGAAAAAGAAAGATAAATATATTTGCTCTAGACGTTGTGCTGTCCTCCCCTTGGTAAGAGGGGAGGGTACTGGTGCCAGGGGCTTCTTAGGATTTCTCATTACTGGGGAAACCAGTACCTGTAACAATGGTACCAAAGGCAGTGTCTGGAACTCTAAATCTGTAGCTAGTAATAGATAATAACGTGGCATCATTAGACTCTGTCATTATTACCAGGTCCAGTACCATGGATATCAGTACTGTAGCCAAGAGGGAAGTGTTGCTAGTTCCACCCTTTGGTACTGGGGTTGATTTGGCTTCAGTCAACGCTGGAGGAAGCAAAAGGTCCACCACAGTGGCCTGCACTGAGTGATAAGGCTTGTAGGCCCAAGATTTAGAAGAGTCAGCAGGTTCATGATTCTTTCCTCCTGCTCTAGGGGAGAAGCATGGTGCTCTGAGTCATCCTTGATACTGTCCTCTACCTGCACTGTCTTGAGGTGGTACCTGTCTTCAGTGCTCAGGTCTCAACTCACATACAGCTTGATTTGAGGGACCGAAGACAGCATGTGAAAGGAGTAGAAGTTTTCTTCTCAGGAGTAGCCAAAGGAGCCAAACTCCTGTTTAAAGTACATTTAGGTAGCAAGAAGGTTATTACTACTACTTACAGTAACCCTTTGGCTTCTCAGATACCTTCCACAACAACAATATAATTGTTAAAATTAGCATAGGATGACAACCAAAGGATTAACATTTTCTAATTAACTGTACTTGACATTTAATGTAGGACAATTTGAACATGCCTAAGATTATTTTTGCTTGTCAGAGATCCATCCAACATATTCTCTACCTTTCATGACCATTCTTGGTATTTCCCAAACAATATGATCCCTATCATAAACTATGAAACAGTCTAGATAGTTCTGAAGAACTAGAAACTATGTTTCCTCTCTTTATAGAACTATGGCAGCCTAGAGTTAGGTCAGTCAGTGTGATGTGATGTGAGACAAGTGTGATGTGTGAATTTGACATTCGTATGTGACTTGCATGAGTTATGTGCAGTTTCTAAAAAGGAAAATCTTGTTGACA
This genomic interval from Malaclemys terrapin pileata isolate rMalTer1 chromosome 9, rMalTer1.hap1, whole genome shotgun sequence contains the following:
- the LOC128843784 gene encoding G-protein coupled receptor 55-like, whose product is MANSPVKSYVQLFQITLYIPTFVLGLLFNMMALWFVFCKIRKLTESTIYLVSLITLDTLLLFTLPFKIISYGSQDKWNLGSTFCSFLESLYFVNMYGSILISLCICVDRYIAIRHPFLAISLRSTKKAAMVCSIVCLGVWAGTSFTYQFHDSTITTCFHNFSNKIWENPGVLVTLEIAFLGSMTAMIFCTAQIMICLKRSRKPDDPFTDTSKSVKIVMANLATFVVCFTPFHVALILYYLVKREVITSNLLQILRSFVQISLCWANLNCCLDAICYYFVLKEFLKSPPQESQKTTNSS